The sequence GCAAATAACCCTTACAGCAATGGTTGCTAGTAGTAATGGTGATCGTGTTTTAAGACATACCGCTTCAGGGAAAGATCCATCTGCGCTAGGTAAACAATTAGCCCAAAAAATGATAGAATTAGGTGCATATCAAATATTAGAGAGTTAATAAATGGAAAAATTATTATTATTAGTAGGAATTGGTGGGGGTCTTGGTGCAATGTCTAGATTTGCACTAACTCAGGCAACAGCAAGTATTTCCAAGCAGATTCCATTAGGAATTTTATTTTGTAATATTATAGGTTCATTAGTCATAGGTATCTTTGCAGCTTTTTTGCTTGAAACAAAGCTTTTTAATGAAGATGTTTCAACCTATGTAAGATCCTTTTTTGTAACAGGGTTCTTAGGAGGTTTTACGACTTTCTCAAGTTTTAGTTTAGACATTCTAAACTTACTACAAAGAGGAGAGGTATTTATAGCTTTAGGGTATGTGCTTGTTAGTGTACTGGTATCCTTATTTGCTGTTATTATAGGATATTATTTTATAATAGGGCTTTATAGATGAAGAAAGTAGTTAGTTTAGCTTTTTTAGCTTTGGTTTTTGCTATATCAGGATGTATTCCTTTTGCTGGAGGAAGTGTAGCTGCACAAGATAATCTTTTTGGTGTTAATGGGGATATTCATAGCCTTGAGATGCAACAAGGCACAACAGTCCAACAACTATATAGGGCTATAAAAAAAGCTATTAAAAAACATCCAAAAGAGTTTGTTGTTAAAGCAG is a genomic window of Francisella sp. LA112445 containing:
- the crcB gene encoding fluoride efflux transporter CrcB, with protein sequence MEKLLLLVGIGGGLGAMSRFALTQATASISKQIPLGILFCNIIGSLVIGIFAAFLLETKLFNEDVSTYVRSFFVTGFLGGFTTFSSFSLDILNLLQRGEVFIALGYVLVSVLVSLFAVIIGYYFIIGLYR